A stretch of Xanthocytophaga agilis DNA encodes these proteins:
- a CDS encoding SDR family NAD(P)-dependent oxidoreductase: MNKAVLITGAAGNLGSAVTERFLTEGYQVIAVVEPRTRHHFPENPNLTVKEANLFDEDAARIVVQQTYDQYPSLQAAVLLVGGFSMGNLVRTSYHEVEQMFELNFKSTYNVARPLFLRMQSHGNGGRMVLIGARPALESEAGADLIGYSLSKSLIFKLAELLNVAGKEKNIVTSVVVPSIIDTPTNRASMPNADFSAWVKPEELAEKIENACHIDTRPEETVIKVYGKL, encoded by the coding sequence ATGAATAAAGCAGTTCTTATTACTGGTGCCGCAGGCAATCTGGGTAGTGCCGTTACTGAAAGGTTTTTAACAGAAGGTTATCAGGTGATCGCTGTAGTAGAGCCCCGGACACGTCATCATTTTCCAGAAAATCCTAATCTAACTGTAAAGGAGGCAAATCTTTTTGATGAAGATGCTGCTCGCATAGTAGTTCAACAAACATACGATCAATACCCTTCACTTCAGGCAGCGGTACTTCTTGTAGGTGGTTTTTCGATGGGAAATCTGGTCCGAACCAGTTACCATGAAGTAGAACAAATGTTTGAGTTAAATTTTAAGTCAACCTATAATGTAGCTCGTCCTCTGTTTTTACGTATGCAGTCACATGGCAATGGAGGACGCATGGTACTGATTGGAGCACGTCCTGCGCTGGAATCTGAGGCAGGTGCAGATCTGATAGGATATTCTCTTTCCAAATCGTTGATTTTTAAACTGGCAGAACTCCTCAATGTAGCAGGTAAAGAGAAGAATATTGTCACTTCAGTAGTAGTTCCCAGTATCATAGATACCCCAACTAACCGGGCTTCTATGCCCAATGCAGATTTCTCAGCATGGGTAAAGCCAGAAGAGCTTGCAGAAAAAATAGAAAACGCCTGTCATATTGACACGCGTCCAGAAGAAACTGTTATAAAAGTCTATGGTAAGTTATAA
- a CDS encoding YceI family protein: MATWAIDPLHSEIQFRVKHLVISNVTGSFQKFEGKVEADKEDFSDASIAFSADIDSIFTGNEQRDGHLKSGDFFDAAQHPKLSFQSTSFKKVSGDEFTLEGDLSIKGVTKPVKLEVEFGGTTKDLYGNTKAGFEIKGKISRKAFGLTWDAVTEAGGAVVSDEIRLILNVQVAKQA; encoded by the coding sequence ATGGCAACATGGGCAATTGATCCACTGCATTCAGAAATTCAGTTTCGGGTTAAACACTTAGTAATTTCAAACGTAACAGGAAGCTTTCAGAAATTTGAAGGTAAGGTGGAAGCTGACAAAGAAGATTTCTCAGATGCTTCTATAGCATTTTCAGCTGATATCGACAGCATCTTTACAGGTAATGAGCAACGTGACGGACACTTAAAGTCTGGCGATTTCTTTGATGCTGCTCAACATCCGAAATTATCGTTCCAATCTACTTCCTTTAAAAAAGTGAGTGGAGATGAGTTTACATTGGAAGGTGATCTTTCTATAAAAGGAGTTACCAAGCCTGTAAAACTGGAAGTAGAATTTGGTGGAACAACAAAAGACCTGTATGGCAACACTAAAGCTGGCTTCGAAATAAAAGGTAAAATCAGCCGTAAAGCGTTTGGTTTAACATGGGATGCTGTAACTGAAGCTGGAGGAGCTGTAGTATCTGATGAAATTCGTTTGATACTGAACGTGCAGGTTGCAAAACAAGCTTAA
- a CDS encoding HigA family addiction module antitoxin: MEKEHPMHPGILLKKQLQSANIKAKFVAEKIHVSNSQFGDILNGKRRITPKIALLLEKEFGYRAKEWVRLQADYELELERIEMVNGVNESTL; the protein is encoded by the coding sequence ATGGAAAAAGAACACCCAATGCATCCAGGTATCTTGCTGAAAAAGCAATTACAATCTGCTAACATCAAAGCAAAGTTTGTAGCAGAAAAAATCCATGTTTCCAACTCTCAATTTGGAGACATTTTAAATGGCAAACGCCGTATTACACCCAAAATAGCCCTGCTTCTTGAGAAAGAGTTCGGTTATCGGGCTAAAGAATGGGTTCGCCTACAAGCCGACTATGAATTAGAACTTGAACGTATTGAGATGGTAAATGGCGTTAATGAATCTACTCTTTAA
- a CDS encoding DUF4905 domain-containing protein, with protein MLPAFSFSFDGLIWRVIPDLHKPYLILEIRHSSHKVVFATVDIHEKSLIWANWSPSERWWSSGVAADRGILFLQIFPDGQNPDPRGIVALNIETQQICWEQTGLQFMQLALDGSVLARRIKEVLPEYFTLDALSGEIIRQSDEPLFTVSVPGSSAIFPVHYTLEDDYFQIIAEFLSKTLKILPKNALEYAETKHSIIISYYIYAEDQIENYLVVFDIHSRVPLLHEKIATQRTGIGKGTFFIFEQLLIFVKEQTLLLGYEI; from the coding sequence TTGTTACCTGCTTTTTCTTTTTCCTTTGATGGACTCATCTGGCGTGTGATTCCAGATCTTCATAAGCCTTATTTGATACTAGAAATACGTCATTCCTCTCACAAAGTTGTATTTGCTACTGTAGATATCCACGAGAAATCACTTATATGGGCTAATTGGTCCCCTTCTGAACGTTGGTGGAGTAGTGGTGTTGCTGCTGACAGGGGCATATTATTTCTGCAAATTTTTCCGGATGGTCAGAATCCGGATCCACGCGGTATCGTTGCCCTGAATATAGAAACGCAGCAAATCTGCTGGGAGCAAACAGGGTTGCAATTTATGCAATTAGCTTTGGACGGTTCTGTATTAGCCCGTAGAATAAAAGAGGTATTACCTGAGTATTTTACATTGGATGCCTTGTCTGGGGAAATCATCCGGCAATCTGATGAGCCACTTTTTACTGTATCTGTACCCGGATCTTCTGCTATCTTTCCAGTACATTATACATTGGAAGATGATTATTTTCAGATTATTGCAGAATTTTTATCCAAGACCCTTAAAATTTTACCAAAAAATGCATTGGAATATGCGGAAACCAAGCATAGTATAATTATTTCTTATTATATTTACGCCGAAGACCAGATCGAAAATTATCTGGTTGTTTTCGATATCCATTCCCGAGTGCCGCTCTTGCACGAAAAAATAGCAACCCAACGCACGGGTATCGGAAAAGGTACGTTTTTCATTTTTGAGCAGTTATTAATCTTTGTAAAAGAGCAAACCCTCCTTCTAGGCTATGAAATCTAA
- the can gene encoding carbonate dehydratase: MPVSNELYERMLQNNESWVESRLSQDPDYFDKLSSGQSPHVLWIGCADSRVGAEVITQSEPGEIFVHRNIANVIVHTDLNAMSVVQYAVEVLHVQHIIVCGHYGCGGVLAAMKQENYGLVNKWLQNIKEVYFKHAVLLDSLNDDQERADRLVELNVITQVYNLAETSIVQKAWERRELNIHGWVFDMRTGKIKDLNVKVNDQESLHPIFRFKQLTTDKTDE, encoded by the coding sequence ATGCCTGTATCGAATGAACTTTATGAGAGAATGTTGCAAAACAACGAGTCTTGGGTAGAATCAAGACTTTCTCAGGACCCAGACTATTTTGATAAACTATCCAGTGGTCAGAGTCCTCATGTACTTTGGATTGGTTGTGCAGATAGTCGTGTAGGAGCAGAAGTAATTACCCAATCTGAGCCAGGCGAAATTTTTGTTCACCGAAATATTGCCAATGTAATTGTACATACAGATTTAAATGCCATGAGTGTTGTGCAGTATGCAGTAGAAGTACTTCATGTACAACATATCATTGTTTGCGGACACTATGGTTGTGGAGGTGTACTGGCAGCCATGAAACAGGAAAACTATGGTTTGGTAAATAAATGGCTACAGAATATTAAAGAAGTTTACTTCAAACATGCAGTTTTACTTGATAGCCTGAACGATGATCAGGAACGTGCCGATCGTTTGGTAGAACTGAACGTAATTACCCAGGTTTATAATCTGGCAGAGACATCTATTGTACAAAAAGCATGGGAACGCAGAGAACTTAATATCCATGGCTGGGTATTTGACATGCGTACCGGAAAGATTAAAGATTTGAATGTTAAGGTAAATGATCAGGAGAGCCTCCATCCTATTTTCCGATTCAAACAACTTACTACTGATAAAACCGACGAATAA
- a CDS encoding MOSC domain-containing protein — MDTLHLSAIYIYPIKSLGGFSVTESSVEERGLKYDRRWMLVDENNKFLTQRSNARLALLQVSMSNDSLLVTHKQTNEQIAIPLQPHTSEHLQVQVWDDTCEAVVVDSVVDTFFSDYMGSRCRLVYMPDSSIRPVDPRYAVTDNYTSFSDAYPFLMIGQSSLDDLNDKLEEKLPMNRFRPNLVVSGATPYAEESWREIQVGDAHFYGVKPCARCVVTTTDQETARIGKEPLRTLATYRKVGNKILFGQNLIFGRKGSDIRVGDLVSVSSVNG; from the coding sequence ATGGACACGTTGCATTTGTCTGCCATTTATATCTATCCTATCAAGTCATTGGGTGGTTTTTCTGTTACCGAATCCTCTGTTGAGGAGCGAGGACTGAAATATGATCGTCGCTGGATGCTTGTCGATGAAAACAACAAGTTTCTGACACAGCGAAGTAATGCCAGACTTGCTTTGTTGCAGGTGTCTATGTCTAATGACAGCTTACTGGTGACACATAAGCAAACCAATGAACAAATTGCTATCCCTTTACAACCTCATACTTCCGAACATCTTCAGGTACAGGTATGGGATGACACCTGTGAGGCTGTAGTAGTTGATTCGGTTGTAGACACATTTTTTAGTGACTATATGGGTAGCCGTTGTCGGTTGGTCTATATGCCCGATTCTTCCATTCGTCCTGTAGATCCGCGTTATGCTGTTACAGATAACTATACCAGCTTTTCAGATGCATATCCGTTTCTGATGATTGGACAATCGTCACTGGATGATCTGAATGACAAACTGGAAGAGAAACTACCCATGAATCGGTTCCGACCTAACCTGGTAGTTAGTGGAGCGACTCCCTATGCGGAAGAAAGCTGGCGGGAGATACAGGTAGGAGATGCTCATTTTTATGGAGTAAAGCCCTGTGCCCGTTGTGTTGTGACCACTACCGATCAGGAAACTGCCAGAATTGGCAAAGAACCGTTACGCACTTTAGCGACATACCGGAAAGTAGGAAATAAGATTTTATTTGGGCAGAACCTGATTTTTGGACGCAAGGGATCTGACATACGTGTTGGTGATTTGGTGTCTGTCTCTTCTGTTAATGGCTGA
- a CDS encoding LysM peptidoglycan-binding domain-containing protein — protein sequence MKSKHLFLFSTCLFVNVSVFASVSIPKDSVGVERKGKSTLVLHKVESGETLFSLARRYHSSVNTIKSENPGMKDALRSGEIIKIPYTGSVAVNTSTTPVTTSALKDNDVIINGKKHTVANGEGLYSIARKYKVTVDNLRKWNHLSSDELHIGQELVVGNGEASEKAEKAAIIAASTEEKAPLPAGGKKHTVANGEGLYSIARKYKVTVDNLRDWNDLRSDNIDIGQELVVSLPENAQAATTVAHTETKPHETVKTTIIEKVPEKKTTAPIVSTTTPAPVTNTVAVTTPVSTESKPVTIDPTATAMATPASTGKSVDSIGNKEEEKAAEKATPLVINNSGYVKTVETGMAEAITDGASSDLFLALHRTAPVGTIMQVRNEMNDQSVFVKVVGKLPDTGDNDKVIVKLSKKAYERLAAVDKRFRVQVSYMPQ from the coding sequence ATGAAATCTAAACACCTTTTTTTGTTTTCTACTTGTCTATTCGTAAATGTATCTGTTTTTGCGTCTGTTTCTATACCAAAGGATTCAGTTGGAGTAGAACGCAAAGGAAAAAGCACCTTGGTTTTACATAAGGTAGAGTCAGGTGAGACCCTTTTTTCATTGGCTCGCCGTTATCATTCTTCTGTTAACACTATTAAAAGTGAAAACCCCGGAATGAAAGATGCATTGAGGTCAGGAGAAATTATAAAAATACCTTATACAGGTTCTGTTGCAGTAAATACATCCACTACACCTGTTACAACCAGTGCTCTCAAAGACAATGATGTTATTATAAATGGTAAGAAACACACAGTAGCCAATGGCGAAGGATTATATAGTATTGCCCGCAAATATAAAGTGACAGTGGATAATCTTCGTAAGTGGAACCACTTATCCTCTGATGAATTGCACATTGGGCAGGAACTGGTTGTAGGGAATGGCGAAGCTTCTGAAAAAGCTGAGAAGGCAGCCATTATTGCTGCTTCTACCGAAGAGAAAGCTCCACTGCCTGCTGGTGGTAAGAAACATACAGTAGCCAATGGCGAAGGATTATATAGTATTGCCCGCAAATATAAAGTGACAGTGGATAATCTAAGAGATTGGAATGATTTGCGTTCAGATAATATTGATATAGGACAGGAGCTGGTTGTAAGTTTGCCTGAAAATGCACAGGCGGCTACTACTGTTGCTCATACAGAAACCAAACCACACGAGACTGTAAAAACAACCATTATAGAAAAAGTACCAGAGAAAAAAACGACGGCTCCTATAGTTTCCACAACAACTCCTGCACCTGTAACCAATACGGTTGCAGTCACTACACCTGTAAGTACCGAAAGTAAGCCTGTAACCATAGATCCAACAGCAACGGCTATGGCGACACCTGCTTCAACTGGAAAATCTGTGGATAGTATTGGAAACAAAGAAGAAGAAAAGGCAGCGGAAAAGGCAACTCCATTGGTGATTAATAACAGCGGATATGTAAAAACAGTTGAAACTGGTATGGCTGAGGCAATTACAGATGGTGCAAGCAGCGATTTGTTTCTTGCACTTCACAGAACTGCTCCGGTTGGCACAATTATGCAGGTACGAAACGAAATGAATGATCAGAGTGTTTTCGTAAAAGTAGTAGGTAAACTTCCTGATACTGGCGATAATGATAAGGTAATCGTAAAATTATCTAAGAAAGCCTATGAAAGATTAGCTGCTGTTGACAAGCGTTTTCGCGTACAGGTGTCTTATATGCCTCAATAA
- a CDS encoding nitroreductase family protein, translated as MSLIDALNWRYATKQMTGEIVPQEKVDIILEAARLAPTSSGLQPFEILVITNPELKKQIQPIANGQPQIVSGSHLLVFAAWDNYTEDRINEFFDRTNAERGTVNERFEAYRNMLLRIYPARPAEENFQHAARQAYIGLGLAIAAAALEKVDATPMEGFDAKALDEFLKLKEKGLRSVALLPLGYRDAEKDFLVSQKKIRKSKENFITELK; from the coding sequence ATGAGTCTGATTGACGCACTAAACTGGCGCTATGCCACTAAACAAATGACTGGGGAAATCGTACCTCAGGAAAAAGTAGACATTATTCTGGAGGCTGCCCGTCTAGCTCCTACCTCTTCTGGTTTACAACCTTTCGAAATACTGGTTATCACGAATCCAGAATTGAAAAAACAGATACAACCTATTGCCAATGGTCAGCCACAAATCGTAAGTGGTTCTCATCTATTGGTATTTGCTGCATGGGACAATTATACCGAAGATCGTATCAACGAATTTTTTGATCGTACCAATGCTGAGCGTGGAACTGTAAATGAGAGATTTGAGGCGTATCGTAATATGTTGTTACGTATATATCCTGCTCGTCCGGCTGAAGAGAATTTTCAGCATGCTGCTAGACAAGCATATATTGGATTAGGTCTTGCTATAGCGGCCGCGGCATTAGAAAAAGTAGATGCCACTCCTATGGAAGGATTTGATGCCAAAGCTCTGGATGAATTTTTGAAGCTAAAGGAAAAAGGATTACGCAGTGTAGCTCTTCTTCCACTGGGATATCGGGATGCAGAAAAAGATTTTCTGGTGAGTCAGAAAAAAATCAGAAAGAGCAAAGAGAACTTTATTACAGAACTGAAGTAA
- the dnaE gene encoding DNA polymerase III subunit alpha, with protein sequence MPIFSHLHCHTQFSLLDGAADISKLMKKAKADGMPAVALTDHGNMFGAFKFVAEASKNDIKPIVGCEFYLVENRHKKEFSKEDKDVRNHQLLLAKNQEGYKNLAKLCSLGYMEGLYSKWPRIDKEILLKYHTGLIATTCCIGAEVPQAILHQSEEIAEQKFKWWLDLFGEDYYVELQRHKLDDQEKVNAVLLRFAAKYNVKVIASNDSHYVNQDDANAHDILLCVNTGELQSKPVWKGDGFGGKDYRFGFPNNEFYFKNTAEMSDLFKDLPQAIDNTNEIVDKVDTLKLKKDILLPNFPIPPGFTDGDDYLHHLTYEGAKRRYNGLPLDAVVKPDENLPLPQEVVERLDFELHTIRTMGFAGYFLIVSDFIKAGRELGVMIGPGRGSAAGSAVAYCIGITNLDPVKYQLLFERFLNPDRKSMPDIDTDFDDAGRQKVIDYVVEKYGRNQVAQIITYGTMATKSAIKDVARVMEYPLMDTNILTKLIPDKPTYGINFQKLIHMPLEDLADIVTPDELENVKKVRQLYNGKDLAATVLREAEKLEGTVRNTGIHAAGIIIAPDDLTNILPVSTAKDSDLLVTQFDGKVIEDAGVIKMDFLGLRNLTIIRDCLNLIKRNHGVEIEIDNIPLDDAPTYELFQRGETNAVFQFESDGMKKYMKDLKPDRFDDLIAMNALYRPGPIAYIPNYVNRKHGREEVTYDLPEMEEFLKDTYGITVYQEQVMLLSQKLAGFTKGDADVLRKAMGKKDRKTLDKLKPQFINNAKAKGLSEKKLEKIWTDWEAFASYAFNKSHSTCYAFVAYQTAYLKTHYAAEYMAAVMTSCLGNIEKITFFMEECKRAGIPVLGPDVNESSIVFDVNKAGQIRFGLGAIKGAGEAAVGDLINERETNGPYKDIFDLTKRVNLRTVNKKTFESLAYGGAFDSFGLHRAQYFADNGGTLIEKAIKYGNQAQSEKGKIQQSLFGGANGGGELPPPRVMPCEQWTEIERLKHEKEVVGFYISGHPLDQYRIEMSQFAITPIDQVENFKNREINIAGIITKTGTRISKSGNPFTIFTLEDYNASLEIALFGENHVKFANYLQEGGFIFIKGKYEPRFFNSTDQFEFKPQQMQLLSEMRQKLCKGVQLSLDLTTINTTVINKLADLAKNYPGDCELRISLSDSREKMQVEGKSRLYRINPSNELIKEIEEMDGVVYKLVW encoded by the coding sequence ATGCCTATATTCAGTCACTTACATTGCCATACTCAGTTTTCGCTGCTTGATGGTGCAGCAGATATATCTAAACTGATGAAAAAAGCTAAGGCAGATGGAATGCCCGCTGTTGCGCTTACAGATCATGGAAATATGTTTGGGGCATTCAAGTTTGTAGCAGAAGCCTCAAAAAATGATATTAAGCCCATTGTAGGATGCGAGTTCTATCTGGTCGAGAACCGACATAAAAAGGAATTCTCCAAAGAAGATAAAGACGTTCGGAACCATCAATTGCTGTTAGCTAAAAACCAGGAAGGCTATAAGAACCTTGCCAAGTTATGTTCACTGGGTTATATGGAGGGCCTTTATAGCAAATGGCCTCGTATTGATAAAGAGATATTGTTGAAATACCATACAGGATTAATTGCAACTACCTGTTGTATCGGTGCAGAAGTGCCACAGGCTATTCTGCATCAAAGCGAAGAAATTGCAGAGCAAAAATTCAAATGGTGGCTGGATTTGTTTGGCGAAGATTATTATGTAGAACTGCAACGCCATAAACTAGATGACCAGGAAAAGGTAAATGCAGTATTGCTTCGCTTTGCAGCGAAATACAATGTAAAAGTAATTGCGTCCAATGACTCTCATTATGTGAATCAGGATGATGCCAATGCACACGACATTTTGCTTTGTGTAAACACAGGAGAATTACAAAGTAAACCTGTTTGGAAAGGAGATGGTTTTGGAGGGAAAGACTATCGGTTTGGCTTTCCAAACAATGAGTTTTACTTTAAAAATACGGCAGAGATGAGCGATTTGTTCAAAGATCTGCCACAGGCAATTGACAATACAAATGAGATTGTAGACAAAGTAGATACACTTAAACTCAAGAAGGATATTCTTCTTCCTAACTTCCCTATTCCTCCAGGGTTTACAGATGGGGATGATTATTTGCACCATCTAACCTATGAAGGGGCAAAACGCCGTTACAATGGATTACCATTGGATGCAGTTGTAAAACCAGACGAAAATCTTCCGTTGCCACAAGAAGTAGTAGAACGACTTGATTTTGAACTACATACAATCAGAACAATGGGGTTTGCCGGATACTTTCTGATTGTATCCGATTTCATCAAGGCTGGTAGGGAACTAGGTGTAATGATTGGACCTGGCCGGGGTTCAGCCGCAGGTTCAGCTGTAGCCTACTGTATTGGGATTACGAATCTGGACCCCGTGAAATATCAATTGCTGTTTGAACGGTTTCTGAATCCTGACAGAAAGTCAATGCCTGATATTGATACGGACTTTGATGATGCAGGCAGGCAGAAAGTTATTGATTATGTAGTTGAAAAATATGGACGCAATCAGGTAGCCCAGATTATTACGTATGGTACAATGGCAACTAAATCAGCCATTAAAGACGTTGCCCGAGTAATGGAGTATCCATTAATGGACACCAATATTCTTACCAAATTAATTCCAGATAAACCAACCTACGGAATTAATTTTCAAAAGCTTATACATATGCCGTTGGAAGATCTGGCGGATATTGTCACTCCGGATGAACTGGAAAATGTAAAAAAGGTGAGGCAGCTATATAATGGAAAAGATCTGGCGGCAACAGTACTGAGAGAAGCTGAGAAACTAGAAGGAACGGTACGAAATACAGGTATACATGCAGCAGGTATTATTATCGCGCCAGACGATTTAACAAACATTTTACCAGTATCAACAGCAAAAGATTCAGATCTGTTGGTCACTCAGTTTGATGGAAAAGTAATTGAAGATGCAGGTGTAATCAAAATGGATTTTCTGGGATTGCGAAACCTGACAATTATTCGTGATTGCCTGAATCTGATCAAACGGAATCACGGAGTGGAGATTGAGATAGATAATATCCCATTGGATGATGCACCTACCTATGAACTGTTCCAGCGAGGTGAAACCAACGCTGTATTCCAGTTCGAATCGGATGGTATGAAAAAATACATGAAAGATCTGAAACCTGACCGGTTTGATGATCTGATTGCAATGAACGCCTTGTATCGTCCGGGTCCGATTGCCTATATTCCAAACTATGTAAACAGGAAGCATGGTCGTGAAGAGGTGACTTATGACTTGCCTGAAATGGAGGAGTTTCTGAAAGATACCTATGGAATTACAGTATATCAGGAACAGGTAATGTTGCTTTCCCAGAAACTGGCTGGCTTTACCAAAGGAGATGCCGACGTTCTTCGGAAAGCAATGGGTAAGAAAGACAGGAAAACGCTGGACAAACTGAAACCTCAGTTTATTAACAATGCCAAAGCAAAAGGACTTTCAGAGAAAAAGCTGGAAAAGATATGGACTGACTGGGAAGCCTTTGCATCCTATGCTTTTAATAAGTCCCACTCTACCTGTTATGCATTTGTTGCTTATCAAACCGCCTATCTGAAAACTCACTATGCAGCAGAATATATGGCGGCTGTAATGACTTCCTGTCTAGGTAATATTGAAAAGATAACGTTCTTCATGGAAGAATGTAAACGGGCGGGAATTCCCGTACTTGGACCAGATGTAAATGAAAGTAGTATTGTATTTGACGTAAATAAAGCAGGCCAGATACGTTTCGGATTGGGCGCTATCAAAGGGGCCGGAGAAGCGGCTGTAGGTGATCTGATAAATGAACGGGAAACCAATGGCCCCTACAAAGACATCTTTGATCTGACCAAACGGGTAAACTTACGAACAGTCAATAAAAAAACATTTGAAAGTCTTGCCTATGGTGGCGCATTTGACAGTTTTGGCCTACACAGAGCACAGTACTTTGCTGATAATGGAGGTACACTGATTGAAAAAGCAATCAAATACGGTAACCAGGCACAGTCTGAAAAAGGAAAAATTCAGCAAAGCTTGTTTGGGGGAGCAAATGGCGGCGGAGAATTACCCCCTCCCCGTGTAATGCCTTGTGAGCAGTGGACTGAAATTGAGCGGTTAAAACACGAAAAAGAGGTAGTAGGCTTCTATATCTCAGGACACCCGCTGGATCAGTACCGGATTGAGATGTCACAGTTTGCCATCACTCCTATTGATCAGGTTGAGAACTTTAAAAACCGGGAAATCAACATTGCCGGTATCATCACCAAAACCGGAACCCGTATTTCCAAAAGTGGTAATCCTTTCACAATATTCACGCTGGAAGACTATAACGCTTCATTGGAAATTGCACTATTTGGCGAGAATCACGTAAAATTTGCGAACTACCTGCAGGAAGGTGGCTTCATATTTATTAAGGGTAAATATGAGCCTCGTTTCTTTAACTCAACAGATCAATTTGAGTTTAAGCCACAACAAATGCAATTGTTAAGTGAAATGCGCCAAAAGTTATGTAAGGGCGTTCAACTTAGTTTGGATCTGACTACCATCAATACAACTGTAATTAACAAACTGGCAGATCTGGCCAAAAACTATCCGGGCGACTGTGAACTGCGTATTTCTCTTTCTGACTCCCGTGAGAAGATGCAGGTAGAAGGAAAATCCCGACTATATCGCATCAATCCAAGCAATGAGTTAATAAAAGAAATTGAAGAGATGGATGGAGTTGTGTATAAGCTAGTATGGTAA
- a CDS encoding nucleoside permease gives MNAKVRIQLSVMMFLQFFVWGSWYGQMSKYLFTQLNATGDQVGSAYAAFSVAMIFAPFFVGMIADRYFAAQKVLGTLNLLGAGLLFYLTQITNADLFFWVMLAYCLSFAPTIALTTSISMRQMANPEKDFPSIRVLGTLAWIIVTNIIGFMGVGDKVTIFQISMISSLVLGLFSFALPNTPPTSTGPTSFTQIIGADAFVLFRNRSFVIFFIASILICIPLSFYYAMANPALTDAGMSNVENKMSLGQASEVIFMLLLPLAFSRLGVKWILVTGLLAWIARFVFFAYGDAGSGEWMFYLAIVLHGVCYDFFFVTGQIYTETKAGEKIKSQAQGLISLATYGVGMFIGSKLAGKVTDMYTVNNVKDWTHIWLIPAGIAVVVLIMFLVAFREDKPSTKEKATVLS, from the coding sequence ATGAATGCTAAAGTGCGCATACAACTCTCGGTAATGATGTTTCTCCAGTTCTTTGTCTGGGGTTCCTGGTATGGACAAATGAGCAAATATTTATTTACACAACTCAATGCAACTGGCGATCAGGTAGGGAGTGCATATGCTGCATTTTCTGTAGCAATGATTTTTGCACCGTTTTTTGTAGGTATGATTGCTGACCGTTATTTCGCAGCTCAAAAAGTTTTAGGAACCTTAAATTTACTAGGCGCCGGCCTTCTGTTTTATCTTACTCAGATTACAAATGCAGATTTGTTTTTCTGGGTTATGTTAGCTTATTGTTTATCTTTTGCTCCGACAATTGCTTTGACAACATCCATTTCAATGCGTCAGATGGCAAATCCGGAAAAAGATTTTCCATCCATTCGTGTACTTGGAACTCTGGCCTGGATAATTGTAACCAATATAATTGGCTTTATGGGGGTTGGAGATAAAGTTACCATATTTCAGATCTCCATGATTTCATCACTTGTTTTAGGGTTGTTTTCATTTGCTCTGCCAAATACTCCTCCTACATCTACGGGACCAACTAGCTTTACACAGATTATAGGTGCAGATGCTTTCGTTCTCTTCCGGAATCGTTCATTTGTCATTTTCTTCATTGCTTCTATTCTTATTTGTATTCCATTATCATTCTATTATGCAATGGCTAATCCTGCTTTAACAGATGCCGGAATGTCCAATGTGGAAAATAAAATGTCTCTTGGACAGGCTTCTGAAGTTATTTTTATGTTACTACTTCCACTTGCATTTAGTCGTTTAGGAGTAAAATGGATATTAGTAACCGGATTGTTGGCATGGATTGCCCGATTTGTATTCTTCGCTTATGGTGATGCAGGTTCTGGAGAATGGATGTTTTATCTGGCAATTGTTTTACATGGTGTTTGTTATGACTTCTTCTTTGTGACTGGGCAGATTTATACAGAAACAAAAGCGGGTGAAAAGATAAAGTCTCAAGCACAAGGGTTGATTTCTCTGGCTACTTATGGTGTGGGTATGTTTATCGGGTCTAAACTGGCTGGTAAGGTTACAGATATGTATACAGTGAATAATGTGAAAGACTGGACGCATATTTGGTTAATTCCTGCCGGTATTGCTGTTGTTGTATTAATCATGTTCCTGGTTGCCTTCCGTGAAGATAAGCCCTCAACAAAAGAAAAAGCAACGGTCTTATCGTAA